One stretch of Thermococcus sp. DNA includes these proteins:
- a CDS encoding oligosaccharide flippase family protein produces MIMMIAMGFSNFFNYLYQLSMGRLLTPIEYGELFSLLSLFYIFSVFFTTVNTSITKFTSIYKINNEYGKIKTILVRASKSLALIGGLIFLGVVILSPYISKFLKIDNPLLVVILFASVPFGFVLPVYQGILRGLQRFGALGISASSWSFFKLFFGVLLVLLGFGIVGGISGVFLAHVFALFITLFFLRDLLKVEGDSGANLRDIVNYSSLAFLAIFAYTTMWNIDVILVKHYLSPLEAGQYSAISVLGKIALFAPGAVGMVIFPKAAEMHEKGEEHVHVLLKGLALTLLISGGIVLVYALFPKFIITFIYGEKYLSVAPYLWRYGLAMMLFSVASIIVNYSLSINKTRVSLYLLGMLIIEITLLSLNREGIVSIINMLIVVGI; encoded by the coding sequence ATGATAATGATGATAGCAATGGGATTTTCAAACTTTTTCAACTATCTCTATCAGCTCTCAATGGGGAGATTATTGACCCCCATTGAGTATGGAGAGCTCTTCAGTTTGTTGTCTTTATTCTATATATTCTCAGTGTTCTTTACAACGGTGAACACTTCCATAACAAAGTTTACATCAATTTACAAGATAAACAACGAGTATGGAAAAATCAAGACAATCTTAGTAAGGGCCAGTAAAAGTCTAGCACTGATTGGGGGGTTAATTTTCTTGGGGGTAGTGATTTTAAGCCCATATATATCCAAGTTTCTTAAAATTGATAATCCCCTACTAGTAGTTATACTCTTCGCATCCGTACCATTTGGATTTGTTCTTCCAGTATATCAGGGAATTTTGAGAGGACTACAGAGATTTGGAGCCTTGGGGATAAGCGCTTCTTCCTGGTCGTTCTTTAAACTCTTCTTTGGTGTCCTTCTTGTTTTACTTGGCTTTGGGATCGTTGGTGGTATCTCTGGAGTGTTCCTGGCCCATGTATTTGCCCTCTTTATAACGCTGTTCTTCCTCAGAGATTTGCTCAAAGTTGAGGGAGATAGTGGAGCAAATCTCAGAGACATTGTAAACTACAGCAGCTTAGCTTTTCTGGCAATATTCGCATACACGACAATGTGGAACATTGATGTTATTTTAGTCAAGCACTATCTATCCCCTTTGGAGGCCGGACAGTATTCAGCCATCTCTGTACTGGGAAAGATTGCCCTATTCGCCCCAGGTGCCGTTGGAATGGTGATATTTCCAAAAGCCGCTGAGATGCATGAAAAAGGAGAAGAGCACGTCCACGTGTTGCTAAAAGGATTGGCGTTGACGCTTTTGATTTCCGGGGGGATAGTTCTGGTCTATGCTCTGTTTCCAAAGTTTATCATCACGTTCATTTACGGAGAAAAGTACCTCAGCGTTGCGCCGTATTTATGGAGGTATGGGCTGGCGATGATGCTTTTTTCAGTGGCCAGTATAATAGTTAACTATTCTCTATCAATAAACAAAACAAGGGTTTCTCTTTATCTGCTGGGCATGCTCATAATTGAGATAACACTACTTTCCCTCAACAGGGAGGGCATAGTCTCAATAATAAACATGTTGATTGTAGTTGGTATCTT
- a CDS encoding NAD-dependent epimerase/dehydratase family protein, with the protein MRILVTGGAGFIGSHLVDALMETGGEVRVLDDLSAGSLNNIRRWLEDERFEFVRGDMRDFETVKRAVEGVDVVFHLAANPEVRIGSQSPELLYETNVLITYNLLNAIRNSDVRYLIFTSSSTVYGDAQVIPTPENYGPLEPISVYGGAKLAAEALISGYAHTFDFKALIFRLANIIGERSNHGVIYDFINKLRRNSEELEILGDGRQRKSYLHVSDTVEGMLHIFEAFRRESKLVDFYNLGNDDWITVREIAEIVSEEMGLNPRFIFTGGVDGGRGWKGDVKFMRLDIEKAKKTGWRPRLSSREAVRRTVRELLKK; encoded by the coding sequence GTGAGGATTTTAGTAACTGGAGGAGCAGGTTTCATAGGCTCTCATCTGGTTGATGCCCTTATGGAGACTGGAGGAGAGGTTCGCGTCTTAGATGACCTCAGTGCGGGCTCTCTGAATAACATCAGACGGTGGCTGGAGGATGAACGCTTTGAGTTTGTGCGGGGTGACATGAGGGACTTTGAAACCGTGAAAAGGGCCGTTGAGGGAGTTGATGTGGTATTCCATCTAGCGGCGAACCCGGAGGTAAGGATAGGCTCCCAGAGTCCTGAGCTTCTCTACGAGACCAACGTCCTCATCACATACAACCTGTTGAACGCCATAAGGAACTCGGATGTGAGATACCTCATTTTTACGAGCTCCTCAACTGTCTACGGCGATGCACAGGTCATCCCTACTCCAGAGAACTACGGGCCACTTGAGCCGATAAGTGTCTATGGTGGAGCAAAGTTGGCTGCAGAAGCTCTGATAAGCGGTTACGCCCATACTTTCGACTTTAAAGCCCTCATCTTCAGGCTGGCCAACATAATAGGAGAGCGCTCAAACCACGGCGTTATCTACGACTTCATTAACAAACTCAGAAGAAACTCCGAGGAGCTGGAGATACTCGGCGACGGAAGGCAGAGGAAGAGCTACCTCCACGTGAGCGATACCGTTGAGGGTATGCTCCACATCTTTGAGGCCTTCAGGAGGGAGAGTAAGCTAGTGGACTTCTACAACCTCGGCAATGACGACTGGATAACAGTCCGGGAGATAGCGGAGATAGTGAGCGAGGAGATGGGTCTAAACCCAAGGTTCATCTTTACGGGCGGAGTCGACGGCGGACGTGGCTGGAAGGGGGACGTAAAGTTCATGCGCCTTGATATAGAAAAGGCCAAGAAAACCGGCTGGAGGCCGAGGCTCAGCAGTCGTGAGGCCGTCAGAAGGACTGTGAGGGAGCTTTTAAAGAAGTGA
- a CDS encoding NDP-sugar synthase yields the protein MKALIMAGGYATRLWPITKDNPKALLPVGNRVILEYILDKVLELDVETYISTNRFFETHFRPYAERYDVGLIVEDTLHEEEKLGTIGAMKKAVDELGLDDYLVIAGDNLFSFSLRDFLGRYRGETLIAVYDVGDPELAKRYGVVVLEGDKVVSFEEKPLIASSTLVSTGVYIFPRKIMRLIDEYLQNGNKDSPGYFLQWLLEKGKEIRAYRFSDYWYDIGSADSYLEALKTLLSESHVEEIQISPYAKIIPPVVIKRGAKILGRSIIGPYAYIGEECIIENSDISDSIIFRKSIIRNSTIWRSIIDEKCEIRNLELRKSLVGGHAKIQRGE from the coding sequence ATGAAGGCGCTGATAATGGCCGGTGGTTACGCCACGAGGCTCTGGCCAATAACCAAGGACAACCCAAAGGCATTACTCCCCGTCGGGAATAGGGTCATACTGGAGTACATACTGGACAAGGTGCTCGAACTGGACGTTGAGACCTACATCTCAACAAACCGCTTCTTTGAGACCCATTTCAGACCGTACGCCGAGAGATACGATGTGGGGCTGATAGTTGAGGACACCCTTCACGAAGAGGAGAAACTGGGGACGATAGGTGCCATGAAGAAGGCAGTTGATGAGCTCGGTCTCGATGACTACCTCGTTATCGCAGGCGACAACCTCTTCTCCTTCTCCCTGAGGGACTTTCTGGGCAGGTACAGGGGTGAGACGCTCATAGCAGTCTACGATGTTGGCGACCCCGAGCTGGCGAAGAGGTACGGTGTCGTCGTCCTTGAGGGTGATAAGGTCGTGTCCTTCGAGGAAAAGCCCCTCATTGCCAGCTCCACTCTCGTAAGCACAGGTGTCTATATATTCCCGAGGAAGATTATGAGGCTTATCGACGAATACCTCCAGAACGGCAACAAGGATTCCCCCGGCTACTTCCTCCAGTGGCTTCTGGAGAAGGGAAAGGAAATCAGGGCCTATCGTTTCTCGGATTACTGGTACGACATAGGTTCCGCCGACAGCTATCTGGAGGCTTTAAAGACACTTCTGAGCGAAAGCCACGTGGAGGAGATACAGATAAGCCCCTACGCCAAGATAATACCCCCTGTCGTCATAAAGAGGGGTGCAAAAATACTGGGGCGCTCGATAATAGGGCCGTACGCTTACATTGGCGAGGAGTGCATCATAGAGAACTCCGACATAAGCGACTCGATAATATTCAGAAAGAGCATCATAAGAAACTCAACGATATGGCGCTCGATAATAGATGAGAAGTGTGAAATAAGAAACCTTGAGCTCAGGAAGAGCCTCGTAGGGGGTCATGCAAAAATACAGAGAGGGGAATAA
- a CDS encoding STT3 domain-containing protein, whose amino-acid sequence MRVLAYETASSICQKILAPKFTVPIIVAVASILRLLPIRFKYLLGYDPYFHLAYIRYAVEKGEWVNFFPYATGPWGFQIRLFHPLGLWMTPAYLHKFFSIFGLSLYNSFRITPVIFGVLTVAFAYLSILKLYGKRTAFLSGFFLAVSFGHVFRSMAGYYRGDNYMLFWYSVALFGTALALSKKNPRWRYRQLVLYLIPAFSTGLAAAFWQAYYPIFALVLANAILLGIGAFLIKRDRYIIDGLTLAGGTAIGALLANQIGATLGYGMVGYNRWIAKKLAEQLGIHFGTIKDVFLIFYLKYALPVALFALLALLIISKFVKEPKQRLAIIGAGTALFLWLGFTYFDRFLNAFLGLFSSNPILETQRMSFRAWWEAYGVTGLLFPLFFLRFRKPKIADFLLLGTLTVLLPMALIWTRFLFIASLGVALASGIGLVELYDLSDSLVRNIGKAKLKRAMSLILLLFVIGTPAVATYQGFKTSLSVKPFMNPYWENALKYLGNHSNVNDVVITWWDQGHWVTYYSMRAPVAQGEPSKWVAMYYLGLKKDSELMNLGVDYVIVSYDTVLKFGSVVETAGAPEDYVLIPLYGRESYGSMLVFSNGPYSLMAVPGKIWNVKVNIAGRVLSPERAFVERGKVISEVQLSSQGVPGLYAYINLNYGYAVIMNPKAFRTPLARLMFTDEYPKNYRLVYSDGGIVKIFRFIHPNVVVEQGNGSIVLRFENDTGTSLGILGFLDNGTLVYKKWFNVKGKDEFILPENLNGSVVVRYTYTKKGLVLDRGIFRIDDVLGTG is encoded by the coding sequence ATGAGAGTGTTAGCCTATGAGACAGCGTCATCTATCTGTCAGAAAATCCTCGCGCCGAAGTTCACCGTTCCCATTATAGTTGCTGTAGCTTCTATCCTCCGGCTCCTCCCGATACGCTTTAAGTACCTCCTCGGCTACGACCCCTACTTTCACCTTGCCTACATCCGCTACGCGGTGGAAAAGGGTGAGTGGGTGAACTTCTTCCCCTACGCTACAGGCCCCTGGGGGTTTCAGATAAGGCTTTTCCACCCCCTCGGCCTCTGGATGACCCCCGCTTACCTCCACAAGTTCTTCTCCATCTTCGGCCTCTCACTCTACAACTCCTTCAGGATAACCCCCGTAATCTTCGGTGTCCTGACGGTTGCCTTCGCATACCTCTCCATCCTAAAACTTTACGGCAAAAGAACGGCCTTTCTTTCGGGATTTTTCCTCGCGGTGAGCTTTGGCCACGTCTTCCGCTCGATGGCAGGCTACTACCGCGGGGACAACTACATGCTCTTCTGGTACAGCGTGGCGCTTTTTGGAACGGCACTCGCACTCTCAAAGAAAAATCCGCGCTGGAGGTACAGGCAACTAGTTCTTTACCTGATTCCAGCGTTCTCAACAGGTCTCGCTGCTGCATTCTGGCAGGCCTACTACCCGATATTCGCTCTAGTATTGGCTAATGCCATTTTGCTGGGAATCGGGGCCTTTCTCATCAAGAGAGACCGCTACATAATTGACGGACTGACTTTGGCGGGAGGAACGGCAATCGGGGCACTCCTCGCCAACCAGATAGGCGCCACTCTCGGCTATGGGATGGTGGGTTACAACCGCTGGATCGCTAAAAAGCTCGCCGAGCAACTAGGAATTCACTTCGGTACAATAAAGGACGTTTTCCTTATATTCTACCTCAAATACGCCCTCCCCGTTGCACTTTTCGCCCTGCTGGCCCTTCTCATCATCTCAAAGTTCGTGAAGGAGCCGAAACAACGGCTCGCTATAATCGGTGCCGGAACGGCGCTCTTCCTGTGGCTGGGATTTACCTACTTCGACAGGTTCCTGAACGCATTCCTCGGGCTGTTCTCCAGCAACCCCATACTTGAGACCCAGAGGATGTCCTTCAGGGCTTGGTGGGAGGCTTACGGGGTTACGGGTCTGCTCTTTCCACTCTTCTTCCTCCGCTTTAGAAAGCCCAAGATAGCCGATTTTCTGCTTCTTGGAACGCTCACTGTTCTCCTTCCAATGGCCCTGATCTGGACGCGTTTCCTCTTCATAGCCTCCCTCGGAGTTGCACTTGCCTCGGGTATAGGACTCGTTGAGCTTTACGACCTCTCGGATTCCCTCGTGAGGAACATCGGGAAAGCTAAGTTAAAGAGGGCCATGTCTTTAATATTGCTTCTCTTTGTGATTGGAACGCCAGCAGTCGCGACCTATCAGGGGTTTAAGACCTCACTATCTGTTAAGCCGTTCATGAACCCCTACTGGGAGAACGCGCTCAAATACCTCGGGAACCATTCAAACGTAAACGACGTGGTTATAACGTGGTGGGATCAGGGCCACTGGGTAACCTATTACTCCATGCGCGCCCCTGTCGCCCAGGGAGAGCCGAGCAAGTGGGTGGCAATGTACTACCTGGGCCTAAAAAAGGACTCCGAGCTGATGAATCTTGGCGTGGACTACGTGATAGTCTCCTACGATACAGTGTTAAAGTTTGGCTCGGTTGTTGAGACTGCCGGAGCTCCAGAGGACTACGTCCTCATCCCCCTGTACGGAAGAGAGTCCTATGGAAGTATGCTCGTGTTCTCAAACGGCCCCTACTCCCTGATGGCTGTTCCCGGGAAGATATGGAACGTCAAGGTTAACATCGCCGGGAGGGTTCTGAGCCCCGAAAGGGCCTTCGTCGAGAGGGGCAAAGTTATCAGCGAGGTTCAGCTTTCATCCCAGGGGGTCCCAGGCCTCTACGCTTACATCAACCTGAACTATGGTTATGCCGTGATAATGAATCCTAAGGCCTTCAGAACCCCCTTGGCGAGGCTCATGTTCACCGATGAGTATCCCAAGAACTACAGGCTGGTTTACTCAGACGGAGGTATTGTAAAAATTTTCCGCTTCATCCATCCGAACGTTGTGGTTGAGCAGGGAAACGGTTCCATCGTGCTGAGGTTCGAGAACGACACGGGAACTTCACTCGGCATACTCGGCTTTCTCGACAACGGGACTCTGGTCTACAAAAAGTGGTTCAACG